A single genomic interval of Bacillus spongiae harbors:
- a CDS encoding SepM family pheromone-processing serine protease, producing the protein MSRKVRNRVIIIVGVVLILLPFYRLPFYVTKPGGAHDVTEIVEIQEGYEQEGAFFITTVQMGKANIYTYLSAKFLPYHNVFAEEEVRRPEESDEAYATRQLYYMENSTHNAVITAFEAASKPYELSYEGIYVLNVFPQFEASKVIKPGDRIIKIDDQSFNSSKEFIEYVQQKQPNDQVSVTIIREEEKINHSITLQEYEDGKAGIGIELVDDRELSSSPEVKWDTSTIGGPSAGLLFSLEVYNRLVPEDISKGYEIAGTGTISENGEVGRIGGIEQKIVAADSAGAEIFLAPNDEITAELRKEFPEMKSNYDAAVETAKEIESEMVIVPVKTFDEALAYLKDLTTK; encoded by the coding sequence ATGTCTAGAAAAGTAAGAAATCGTGTCATTATCATTGTAGGGGTCGTTTTGATCCTACTTCCCTTTTATCGATTACCATTTTATGTGACAAAACCCGGTGGTGCACATGATGTAACGGAGATCGTGGAGATTCAAGAGGGATACGAACAAGAAGGAGCCTTCTTTATCACCACTGTACAAATGGGGAAAGCAAATATTTATACGTACCTTTCAGCTAAGTTTCTCCCATATCACAATGTGTTCGCAGAAGAAGAGGTGAGAAGACCAGAAGAATCTGATGAAGCATATGCAACAAGGCAATTATACTATATGGAAAACTCCACACATAATGCTGTTATAACTGCTTTTGAAGCCGCAAGCAAACCATACGAACTTTCCTATGAAGGTATTTATGTATTAAATGTTTTCCCTCAATTCGAAGCGTCGAAAGTAATCAAACCAGGAGACAGGATAATAAAGATTGATGATCAGTCATTTAATTCATCTAAAGAATTTATTGAATATGTCCAACAGAAACAACCGAACGATCAAGTTAGTGTTACCATTATTCGAGAGGAAGAAAAAATCAATCATTCCATTACGCTACAAGAATACGAAGATGGGAAAGCGGGAATTGGAATTGAACTAGTAGACGATCGTGAATTATCCTCTTCACCAGAAGTAAAATGGGATACAAGCACTATTGGTGGGCCATCAGCTGGTTTATTATTCAGTTTAGAGGTATATAACCGACTAGTTCCAGAAGATATTTCAAAAGGGTATGAAATTGCCGGAACTGGAACCATTTCTGAAAATGGAGAAGTAGGAAGAATCGGGGGCATTGAGCAAAAAATCGTTGCAGCTGACAGTGCTGGAGCAGAAATCTTTTTAGCTCCCAATGATGAAATCACTGCTGAACTAAGAAAAGAATTCCCTGAGATGAAGTCAAATTATGATGCAGCGGTTGAAACAGCAAAAGAAATTGAATCTGAAATGGTCATTGTACCGGTTAAAACGTTTGATGAAGCATTGGCATATTTGAAGGATTTGACTACGAAATAG
- the rsmD gene encoding 16S rRNA (guanine(966)-N(2))-methyltransferase RsmD: MRVISGTCKGRPLKSVPGTNTRPTTDKVKEAIFNMIGPYFTGGIALDLFAGSGGLGIEALSRGMEKVIFVDRDAKAISTIKSNVKSCSFEKECEIYRNEANRALKAISKREITFDYIFLDPPYKKQKLEALLTYIDTNELINESGYVVCEHSNDVLLPQQVDRFQLVRAENYGMISVSIYQLYID; the protein is encoded by the coding sequence ATGAGAGTAATATCTGGAACTTGTAAGGGAAGACCTTTAAAAAGTGTGCCTGGCACAAATACAAGACCTACTACGGATAAAGTAAAAGAGGCAATTTTTAATATGATTGGTCCTTATTTCACAGGTGGAATTGCCCTTGATTTATTTGCAGGTAGTGGCGGGCTTGGCATTGAGGCACTTAGTCGAGGAATGGAAAAAGTAATTTTTGTCGACCGAGACGCTAAGGCTATTTCAACGATAAAAAGCAATGTTAAGAGCTGTTCTTTTGAAAAGGAATGTGAAATATATCGAAACGAAGCTAATCGGGCATTAAAAGCCATCAGTAAGAGAGAAATAACCTTTGATTACATATTTTTAGATCCGCCCTATAAAAAACAAAAATTAGAGGCGTTACTAACGTATATTGATACAAATGAATTAATAAATGAAAGCGGTTACGTAGTTTGTGAACATAGTAATGACGTTCTACTTCCGCAACAAGTAGATCGTTTTCAATTAGTCAGGGCTGAGAATTACGGAATGATTTCAGTTTCTATTTATCAATTATATATAGATTAA
- a CDS encoding patatin-like phospholipase family protein — protein sequence MTRPKIGLALGSGGARGFAHLGVLKVLKDHGIPIDFIAGSSMGALVGAFYATGHKIEDLYRFSTVFRRKYFLDFTVPKMGFISGKRIKEFIYLFTHQKNFDELLIPLAIVATDLTHGKKVVFKEGCVADAVRASISIPGIFVPEKKDGRILVDGGVIDRVPVSVVKEMGADLVIAVDVSHVNKEAELNNIYDIIMHSIDILQLEILENRVIASDVMIRPHVEMFSSKAFTNIEEMIEVGEQESMKYIPQIRKLIEEWKGP from the coding sequence ATGACTAGACCCAAAATAGGGCTTGCTCTAGGTTCTGGAGGGGCAAGAGGATTTGCTCACTTAGGAGTTCTAAAAGTATTAAAGGATCATGGAATCCCCATTGATTTTATTGCTGGAAGTAGTATGGGAGCCTTAGTTGGCGCCTTTTATGCTACTGGTCATAAGATAGAGGATTTGTATCGATTTTCAACAGTATTTAGGAGAAAATACTTTCTTGATTTTACAGTCCCGAAAATGGGGTTTATCTCTGGCAAGCGTATAAAAGAGTTTATTTACTTATTTACTCATCAAAAAAATTTTGATGAGCTGTTAATTCCTTTAGCGATTGTCGCTACAGATTTAACACATGGAAAAAAAGTTGTCTTTAAAGAAGGATGTGTTGCTGATGCAGTTAGAGCGAGCATATCGATACCAGGTATCTTTGTACCAGAGAAAAAGGATGGTAGGATATTGGTTGATGGAGGGGTCATAGATCGAGTGCCTGTTTCTGTCGTGAAAGAGATGGGAGCGGACCTTGTCATTGCTGTTGATGTATCCCATGTAAATAAAGAGGCTGAATTAAACAATATTTATGATATTATTATGCACAGTATTGATATTCTTCAGCTAGAAATATTAGAAAATCGGGTCATTGCTTCCGACGTAATGATCAGACCACATGTTGAAATGTTCAGTTCTAAAGCCTTTACGAATATTGAAGAAATGATTGAAGTTGGAGAACAAGAATCAATGAAATACATTCCTCAAATTCGTAAGCTAATAGAGGAATGGAAGGGGCCATAA
- a CDS encoding YlbF family regulator: MLATLERLEILQATEELVELILQSKEADEYRSCYQRLKNSATSQEKINEFTKLKELYEEVQRFGRYHPDYQRVMKEIRRVKRIMDLDEHVANYRKAENDLQDLLDEVSVLIGGSVSEHIKVPTGNPFFQSSSCSGGCGTGGGCSCSA, from the coding sequence TTGCTTGCTACTTTAGAAAGGTTAGAAATTCTTCAAGCTACTGAAGAATTAGTAGAGTTGATTTTGCAATCAAAAGAAGCTGATGAATACCGTTCTTGCTACCAACGATTGAAAAACTCAGCTACTAGCCAGGAAAAAATCAATGAATTCACGAAATTAAAAGAGCTCTATGAAGAAGTACAACGCTTCGGACGCTATCATCCAGATTATCAGCGTGTAATGAAAGAAATACGTCGAGTCAAGCGAATAATGGACTTAGATGAGCACGTAGCTAATTATAGAAAAGCAGAAAACGATCTCCAGGACTTGTTGGATGAAGTCAGTGTTTTAATAGGGGGTTCAGTTTCTGAACATATTAAGGTTCCAACCGGTAACCCATTTTTCCAATCCTCATCTTGTAGTGGGGGTTGTGGAACTGGTGGTGGCTGTAGTTGTTCGGCATAA
- a CDS encoding enoyl-CoA hydratase/isomerase family protein, producing MGDYIIEKKGHIVCFTINREKKRNAVNDEVMNGLQRALEEAKHPTIKALLIKGAGVEAFCSGGDLSVFHKLFTAEEAFGMLSKMGKILYTLSTFEKPTFCYINGLAVGGGAEIATACDIRVIQKSGRVGFIQGALGITTGWGGGTLLMKKLQRDMALQMLLSSSRYDADSLKNMGFVREIVDSERAAIEYFTALTHHSLDVMMAYKKMMLEDANNLFESMKKEIEHCSVLWATKEHHQAVASFLQKK from the coding sequence ATGGGAGACTACATAATTGAGAAGAAAGGTCACATAGTTTGTTTTACTATAAATCGAGAAAAGAAGCGAAATGCAGTGAATGATGAAGTCATGAATGGCTTACAGAGGGCGTTAGAAGAAGCTAAACATCCCACAATTAAAGCTTTATTGATTAAGGGAGCAGGGGTGGAAGCTTTTTGTTCAGGTGGAGATCTATCGGTGTTTCATAAGCTATTTACAGCGGAAGAAGCCTTTGGAATGTTATCGAAAATGGGGAAAATATTATATACTTTATCGACATTTGAAAAGCCTACCTTTTGTTATATAAATGGTTTAGCCGTCGGTGGTGGAGCTGAAATTGCCACAGCATGTGATATTCGAGTCATCCAAAAGAGTGGAAGAGTGGGCTTTATTCAAGGGGCACTTGGGATTACGACAGGGTGGGGTGGGGGAACGCTACTCATGAAAAAACTACAACGAGATATGGCACTCCAAATGCTATTATCGTCATCGCGATATGACGCGGATTCGCTAAAGAATATGGGGTTTGTCCGAGAAATAGTAGATTCTGAAAGAGCGGCAATAGAATATTTTACAGCCCTTACCCATCACTCTTTAGATGTTATGATGGCTTATAAAAAAATGATGTTAGAAGATGCAAATAACCTTTTTGAATCAATGAAAAAAGAGATAGAACATTGTTCTGTGCTTTGGGCAACAAAGGAACATCACCAAGCTGTGGCTAGCTTTCTTCAGAAAAAATAA
- a CDS encoding N-acetyltransferase: MIKVEKLKINYKTLEEFKKFKEYGIQELSMHEDLQANIIENDSQSPFYGIYFGETLVARMSLYQRHAQFDQYFNPPQTYLELWKLEVLPLYQGKGYGKTLVEFAKNFNMPIKTNSRIKSKEFWEHMGFESVSYDMERDLGENPLVWYPNGVTVQ, translated from the coding sequence ATGATTAAAGTGGAAAAATTGAAAATTAATTATAAAACATTAGAAGAGTTTAAAAAGTTTAAAGAGTATGGAATTCAGGAACTTTCCATGCACGAAGACCTTCAAGCTAATATTATTGAGAATGACAGCCAATCCCCTTTTTACGGAATCTATTTTGGCGAGACACTAGTCGCTAGGATGAGTCTTTATCAACGTCACGCACAATTTGACCAATACTTTAATCCACCTCAAACCTACCTTGAACTTTGGAAGTTAGAAGTATTACCTCTTTATCAAGGGAAGGGATACGGGAAAACACTTGTCGAATTCGCTAAAAATTTTAATATGCCAATAAAAACCAATTCTAGAATTAAGTCCAAAGAATTCTGGGAGCATATGGGGTTTGAATCTGTCTCATATGATATGGAACGTGATTTAGGGGAAAATCCACTTGTTTGGTATCCAAACGGCGTTACAGTCCAATAA
- the ylbJ gene encoding sporulation integral membrane protein YlbJ, which yields MNISFIKTLLLALIATSFAASLIAFPQESLQASERGLQMWWGVVFPSLLPFFIVSELLIAFGVVKFLGVLLEPLMRPIFRVPGSGGFVWAMGMASGFPAGAKLTARLRQEEQLSQVEAERLVSFTNSSNPLFIFGAVSAGFFENVHIGVILVLAHFLGNILVGVMMRFYGVEEKRHTRSIKQPFLVRNAFRELHHSRLRDNRPLGKLLGDAVMSSIQTLLMIGGFIILFSVLNSILKHISVTNILAIPISYLFSIFQLPNELSIPFISGLFEITLGSQLTSKVSTSLLYQVMIVSFLLGFSGFSVHAQVASILAQTDIRFKPFFFARIIQGASAAFFAWVLWKPLYIKLYSIEHTDVTPVFQFNDSNPVVGYFHQLFYLGPTITISFLLLYILLYYSRHFLNKRNDY from the coding sequence TTGAATATATCCTTCATCAAAACTTTACTTCTTGCCCTTATTGCTACTAGTTTTGCTGCATCATTAATCGCCTTTCCTCAAGAATCTCTTCAAGCATCAGAAAGAGGGTTACAAATGTGGTGGGGGGTCGTTTTTCCATCTCTCCTTCCTTTTTTTATTGTTTCTGAATTGCTAATTGCCTTTGGTGTTGTAAAATTCCTCGGCGTACTATTAGAACCTCTTATGAGGCCTATTTTTCGTGTACCTGGTTCAGGGGGGTTTGTTTGGGCGATGGGAATGGCTTCTGGTTTCCCAGCAGGAGCTAAATTAACCGCAAGATTACGTCAGGAAGAACAACTCTCACAAGTTGAAGCAGAACGCCTCGTCTCCTTTACCAATTCTTCTAATCCACTATTTATTTTCGGAGCTGTGTCCGCCGGATTTTTTGAGAATGTACATATTGGGGTCATATTAGTTTTAGCCCATTTTTTAGGAAATATCCTCGTCGGGGTCATGATGCGCTTTTATGGAGTAGAAGAAAAACGACATACGCGATCGATAAAGCAACCCTTTTTAGTAAGGAATGCCTTTCGAGAACTACACCATTCACGTTTGCGAGACAACCGCCCCCTAGGTAAGCTGTTAGGAGACGCAGTAATGTCCTCTATTCAAACATTGTTGATGATCGGTGGATTTATTATTTTATTTTCTGTATTAAATTCTATACTAAAACATATTAGCGTGACGAATATTCTTGCAATACCCATTTCATATCTCTTTTCCATTTTTCAACTACCAAATGAATTGAGTATTCCTTTTATATCAGGACTTTTTGAAATTACACTCGGAAGTCAGTTAACTAGTAAAGTATCCACTTCTTTACTGTATCAAGTGATGATTGTCAGCTTCCTGCTAGGCTTTAGTGGATTTAGTGTTCATGCACAGGTAGCAAGCATTCTTGCTCAAACAGATATACGTTTTAAGCCGTTTTTCTTCGCTCGAATTATTCAAGGGGCTTCTGCTGCTTTTTTTGCATGGGTATTATGGAAGCCACTATATATCAAGCTTTATTCCATTGAACATACAGATGTCACACCTGTTTTTCAGTTCAACGATTCTAATCCAGTAGTTGGGTATTTTCATCAGTTATTCTATCTTGGCCCCACGATAACAATAAGCTTTTTACTTTTGTATATACTGCTTTATTATTCTCGTCATTTCCTTAATAAAAGAAATGATTATTAA
- a CDS encoding RsfA family transcriptional regulator: MSSTRQDAWSQDEDLLLAEVVLRHIREGGTQLQAFEEVGQKLSRTGAACGFRWNSYVRKQYRSGIELAKKQRKEQKKKGITVQSSHEDIRQPKESDDSNIFPSLNEITSYLTYLEGVKEQEHKLSTEKQVLEERVISLTEENDSLRHEQVQLKTELQTVKEDYHSLLSFLEKARKMAVQTEDNENMKFQMDKNGNLQRMSNK, encoded by the coding sequence ATGTCTTCCACTAGACAAGATGCTTGGAGTCAAGATGAAGACCTTTTGTTAGCCGAAGTGGTATTGAGACATATTCGTGAAGGAGGTACCCAGCTCCAAGCTTTTGAAGAGGTGGGTCAGAAATTATCTAGAACAGGTGCTGCCTGTGGGTTTCGGTGGAATTCATATGTAAGAAAGCAATATCGTTCTGGAATTGAGCTAGCGAAGAAGCAACGAAAAGAACAAAAGAAAAAGGGGATAACGGTTCAAAGTAGTCATGAAGATATAAGGCAGCCGAAGGAGTCGGACGATTCTAACATTTTCCCTTCGTTAAATGAAATTACATCGTATTTAACTTACCTTGAAGGTGTGAAAGAGCAAGAGCATAAACTCTCAACTGAAAAGCAAGTATTAGAAGAACGGGTAATTTCTTTAACTGAAGAAAATGATTCGTTAAGGCATGAACAGGTTCAACTTAAAACAGAATTACAAACCGTAAAAGAGGATTACCATTCATTATTATCTTTCTTAGAAAAAGCAAGAAAAATGGCTGTTCAAACCGAAGATAATGAAAATATGAAATTCCAAATGGATAAAAACGGTAATTTACAAAGGATGTCCAATAAGTAA
- a CDS encoding DUF7147 family protein codes for MIQRFIELGEGYSDLYELIELTNASQHRVEHLIALHTTINSRLVSSLVTVLSPTKEGEFQPIYICREGIPNPHEIPNKRFQLFEELSKTIQKPITELDVKPSTIFAEKELYYQYLIGILRLQRLITPMK; via the coding sequence TTGATTCAACGTTTTATTGAGCTTGGAGAAGGGTACTCAGATTTATATGAGCTAATCGAATTAACAAATGCGAGTCAACACCGTGTCGAGCACTTAATAGCTCTTCATACGACGATAAATAGTCGATTGGTAAGTTCCCTCGTGACCGTTTTATCCCCTACAAAAGAAGGTGAATTTCAGCCAATATACATATGCCGTGAAGGGATACCGAATCCACATGAAATCCCAAATAAGCGCTTTCAATTATTTGAGGAGCTCTCTAAAACCATTCAGAAACCCATTACTGAATTGGATGTGAAACCTTCGACTATATTTGCTGAGAAAGAATTATATTATCAATACTTGATCGGTATTTTAAGACTACAACGTCTAATTACACCAATGAAATAA
- a CDS encoding nucleotidyltransferase: MIFLKATGIVVEYNPFHNGHLHHLQLSKRISNADAVIAVMSGNFLQRGEPALVDKWTRAKMALLAGVDIIVELPYAFATQNAKTFAFGAISILEALRCESFCFGSESGDLDAFMYTVNELQHQNVAYEKEISKNIAEGMSYPSALSAAFKTLHFTKPAIDLSQPNNILGYHYIDAKQRMGASIRPLTIQRTQAGYHDEAFNSSSIASATSIRKALKEHSFSIKKVERFIPKGTAQELHSSIHEYGQLVGWEDFWPLLQYKLLTTNKEDLSLIYEMEEGVHHRIMDKMTTSNSFFELMENVKTKRYTWTRIQRMLLHTLTNTTKEEMNKDYPSYIRLLGMSDIGRQYLNNIKKDIELPLISKLSSVKKEDIAIDIRASRLYALGYKSPSAQQKLLAKDYSQPPLYVNKS; the protein is encoded by the coding sequence GTGATTTTTTTGAAAGCAACTGGAATCGTTGTAGAGTACAATCCATTTCATAATGGACACCTTCATCATTTACAATTATCAAAGAGAATTTCGAACGCCGATGCAGTCATTGCCGTAATGAGTGGGAACTTTCTTCAAAGGGGAGAGCCAGCATTAGTAGACAAGTGGACTAGAGCAAAAATGGCACTACTTGCAGGAGTAGACATAATTGTCGAACTACCGTATGCATTTGCGACACAAAATGCAAAAACATTTGCATTCGGTGCCATATCCATTTTAGAAGCATTACGGTGTGAAAGCTTCTGTTTTGGAAGTGAATCGGGAGATTTAGATGCATTTATGTACACAGTAAATGAGCTTCAGCATCAAAATGTGGCGTATGAGAAGGAGATATCGAAAAACATTGCAGAGGGAATGAGCTATCCATCCGCTCTTTCAGCCGCCTTTAAAACTTTGCATTTTACAAAGCCTGCTATTGATTTATCTCAGCCAAATAACATTTTAGGGTACCATTACATTGATGCGAAACAACGAATGGGAGCATCCATTAGGCCTTTAACCATTCAAAGAACACAAGCTGGGTACCATGACGAAGCCTTTAATTCTTCATCAATCGCTTCTGCCACATCCATTCGAAAAGCATTGAAAGAACACTCTTTTTCAATAAAAAAAGTAGAGAGGTTTATCCCAAAAGGGACAGCGCAGGAGCTTCATTCATCTATTCATGAATACGGACAATTAGTGGGCTGGGAAGACTTTTGGCCATTATTACAATATAAACTATTAACAACAAATAAAGAGGACCTCTCGCTAATTTATGAAATGGAAGAGGGAGTTCATCATCGGATTATGGATAAAATGACAACTAGTAATAGTTTTTTTGAATTAATGGAAAATGTGAAGACGAAACGTTATACGTGGACAAGGATACAGAGAATGCTGTTGCATACACTAACGAATACAACCAAAGAAGAGATGAACAAAGACTATCCAAGTTATATTCGACTATTAGGAATGTCTGATATCGGCAGACAATATTTAAATAATATCAAGAAAGATATCGAACTCCCGCTTATTAGTAAACTTTCATCTGTAAAAAAAGAGGATATCGCCATAGACATACGCGCTTCAAGATTATATGCACTTGGTTATAAAAGTCCCTCTGCACAACAGAAATTATTGGCGAAAGATTACAGTCAGCCTCCTTTATATGTTAACAAATCTTAA
- a CDS encoding acetyl-CoA carboxylase biotin carboxylase subunit, with protein MRKVLIANRGEIASRIIKTCKEMGIYTVAVYSDADKDLPYVNEADRAHRIGEPPVNKSYLNMDEILRIASEEKVEGIHPGYGLLSENSVFAKKVAELGMVFIGPHFDTIEKMGDKIESRKSMKNAGVPVVPGSIEGIQDIEVAKEIALEIGYPIMLKASGGGGGIGMIRCEDEQALVRNFQSTKARAKAYFGNDEVFIEKCIENGRHIEVQIFADGEGNVVHLFERNCSVQRRNQKVIEESPSPFLSASTREKMFAAAVKAAKAVNYVNAGTVEFFVDQEENFYFLEMNTRLQVEHPVTEMVTGLDLVKWQLLVAMKEKLPLSTQDGIIEQGHAIEFRLYAEDPITFMPSPGKITKLQWGDTATTRIDEGYIEGNTVTPFYDPMIAKCIVFGETREQCINSAKRFFSETKIEGIKTNLPLFHRLLQEEEFILGDYTTDFLVKEKNH; from the coding sequence GTGCGTAAAGTATTAATCGCAAATCGTGGAGAAATTGCTTCTAGAATTATTAAAACGTGTAAAGAAATGGGGATATATACAGTAGCCGTCTACTCGGATGCTGATAAAGATCTACCTTATGTGAATGAAGCGGATCGTGCGCATCGAATTGGTGAACCGCCTGTTAATAAATCTTATCTTAACATGGATGAAATCTTAAGGATTGCTAGTGAAGAGAAAGTAGAAGGAATTCATCCAGGCTATGGATTATTATCGGAGAATTCAGTATTTGCTAAAAAGGTAGCTGAACTGGGGATGGTTTTCATTGGTCCTCATTTTGATACGATTGAAAAGATGGGAGATAAAATTGAATCACGTAAGTCGATGAAAAATGCAGGTGTCCCCGTAGTTCCAGGAAGTATTGAAGGCATACAGGATATTGAAGTGGCAAAAGAAATTGCGCTTGAAATTGGGTATCCTATTATGCTAAAGGCTAGCGGTGGCGGTGGTGGCATCGGTATGATACGTTGTGAAGATGAACAAGCGCTCGTTCGAAATTTTCAATCTACGAAAGCGAGAGCAAAAGCATATTTCGGTAATGACGAAGTATTTATTGAGAAGTGTATCGAAAATGGTAGACATATAGAGGTGCAAATTTTTGCGGATGGAGAAGGAAATGTTGTTCATTTATTTGAAAGGAATTGCTCCGTTCAGCGGCGAAATCAGAAGGTAATTGAAGAATCACCATCTCCCTTTCTTTCAGCGTCAACGAGAGAAAAAATGTTTGCCGCAGCAGTGAAAGCGGCAAAAGCAGTAAACTATGTCAATGCAGGGACTGTTGAGTTTTTTGTTGACCAAGAAGAGAATTTTTATTTTTTAGAAATGAATACAAGATTACAAGTAGAACATCCTGTTACGGAAATGGTTACAGGACTTGATTTAGTGAAGTGGCAGTTGCTTGTAGCTATGAAGGAGAAACTTCCTTTATCTACTCAAGATGGGATTATTGAGCAAGGACACGCCATTGAGTTTCGCCTTTACGCAGAAGATCCGATTACCTTTATGCCTTCACCGGGAAAAATTACGAAGTTACAATGGGGCGATACAGCAACGACAAGAATTGATGAAGGGTATATAGAAGGGAATACAGTAACGCCTTTTTATGATCCTATGATTGCTAAATGTATTGTGTTTGGAGAGACGAGAGAACAGTGCATAAATAGTGCCAAGAGATTTTTTAGTGAAACGAAAATTGAGGGGATTAAAACCAATCTACCTCTTTTCCACCGCTTACTACAAGAGGAAGAGTTTATATTGGGAGATTATACGACGGATTTCTTAGTAAAAGAGAAAAATCATTAG
- the rpmF gene encoding 50S ribosomal protein L32, with protein sequence MAVPFRRTSKTAKRKRRTHFKLHVPGMVECPNCGEMKLAHRVCKECGTYKGKDVVNK encoded by the coding sequence ATGGCTGTACCTTTCAGAAGAACATCTAAAACTGCAAAAAGAAAACGTCGTACACACTTCAAACTGCATGTACCAGGTATGGTAGAATGCCCAAACTGCGGTGAAATGAAGCTTGCTCACCGTGTGTGCAAAGAGTGCGGAACGTATAAAGGAAAAGACGTTGTAAACAAATAA
- a CDS encoding YlbG family protein: MLTERQGMVVWLYHLKHAKSLRRFGHVHYVSKKLKYVVIYCNKEDIKATMGKLSQFSYVKKVEPSFKPSINTEYENSKPDKAKEYDYKIGL; this comes from the coding sequence ATGTTGACAGAAAGACAAGGAATGGTAGTATGGCTTTATCATTTAAAACATGCTAAATCATTGAGGCGTTTCGGGCATGTCCATTATGTCTCTAAAAAGTTAAAATACGTCGTTATTTATTGCAATAAGGAAGACATTAAGGCTACTATGGGGAAGCTATCCCAATTTTCGTACGTAAAAAAGGTAGAACCATCCTTTAAGCCTTCGATTAATACAGAGTATGAAAACTCCAAGCCCGATAAGGCAAAGGAATATGATTATAAGATTGGGCTATAA
- a CDS encoding YceD family protein, protein MSILKWSTIQLQKFRDKGLHLDEKVSVEEVKDIQPDIRSISPISVTGRADISSDKVTFHLHLSGEMILPCSRTLSDVYFPIDISTNETFLLRPSDYVGSEEEEVHMIQGDVIDLKPVIQELIVLEVPMQVFSDKVVEEELPSGRNWNLVVDENITTPSSSSEKKVDPRLADLAKFFDKDS, encoded by the coding sequence GTGAGTATATTGAAGTGGTCAACAATTCAACTACAAAAGTTTCGCGACAAGGGCTTACATCTTGATGAAAAAGTCTCAGTGGAAGAGGTTAAGGATATCCAGCCGGATATTCGTAGTATATCACCTATTTCTGTAACTGGAAGAGCTGATATTAGTTCTGATAAAGTTACCTTTCATTTGCACTTATCAGGTGAGATGATTTTACCTTGTTCTCGTACGTTATCGGATGTTTATTTTCCAATTGACATCTCAACAAATGAAACCTTTTTACTTCGACCATCTGATTATGTTGGTTCAGAAGAGGAAGAAGTGCATATGATTCAAGGAGATGTGATCGATTTAAAACCGGTCATACAAGAGCTTATTGTCCTTGAAGTTCCTATGCAAGTGTTCAGCGATAAAGTGGTGGAAGAGGAATTACCATCTGGAAGGAATTGGAATCTTGTTGTGGATGAAAATATCACAACACCAAGTTCTTCATCTGAAAAGAAAGTGGACCCTCGACTAGCAGATTTAGCGAAATTTTTTGACAAAGACTCTTAA
- the coaD gene encoding pantetheine-phosphate adenylyltransferase has translation MGSIAVCPGSFDPITLGHLDIISRGAKVFDKVYVVVLNNSSKNPLFTVEERLELIREVTKDLPNVSIDTYQGLLVDYAKSVKANAIIRGLRAVSDFEYEMQITSMNRVLNDEIETFFIMTNNQYSFLSSSIVKEVAKYKGDISDLVPKAVEDALIKKFS, from the coding sequence ATGGGGAGTATTGCTGTTTGTCCAGGGAGTTTTGACCCAATAACATTAGGTCATTTAGATATTATTTCAAGAGGAGCAAAGGTTTTCGATAAAGTATATGTTGTTGTATTAAATAATTCATCTAAAAATCCATTGTTTACCGTTGAAGAACGACTGGAACTTATAAGAGAAGTGACGAAAGATCTTCCGAATGTTTCAATTGATACTTATCAAGGGTTATTAGTTGACTATGCAAAAAGCGTGAAGGCAAACGCAATTATTCGTGGTCTACGAGCTGTGTCGGACTTTGAATATGAAATGCAAATTACTTCTATGAACAGAGTCTTAAATGATGAAATTGAAACATTTTTTATTATGACCAATAACCAATATTCTTTTTTGAGCTCTTCTATAGTGAAAGAAGTGGCTAAGTATAAAGGGGATATTTCTGATCTAGTTCCAAAAGCCGTTGAAGACGCATTAATTAAAAAATTCTCATAA